A region of Arabidopsis thaliana chromosome 5, partial sequence DNA encodes the following proteins:
- a CDS encoding uncharacterized protein (unknown protein; Has 1807 Blast hits to 1807 proteins in 277 species: Archae - 0; Bacteria - 0; Metazoa - 736; Fungi - 347; Plants - 385; Viruses - 0; Other Eukaryotes - 339 (source: NCBI BLink).), with protein sequence MAMTCTEDDDKTLLISHRYQEDDDDVEEEEEEEALSLCDLPNEKGELRSIVKEEDEEFDSGFEFGIGSSFRAGSDSCEPAPEMSTADELFFKGRILPLRHSVSLDAGLNEPTRLITRSESVEFRRTGIIRSDRKIKNNFIDYSQPSPQPQIRRSSSMTARVNSIRNPKSSSIWDFLRLGLVRTPEIELRTTAGNAKLSVSRNSSCSSTSTSSNSKKIGSGESRSRNRRRSFMFSDCKCSVSTETKMAPVKIKVSSGETEEKQRMMEKKTAKKEEKSAMARKRTFEWLSQVGFVVDHGRRTLV encoded by the coding sequence ATGGCGATGACTTGTACGGAAGACGATGACAAAACCCTTTTGATCTCTCATCGCTATcaagaagacgacgatgacgtagaagaagaagaagaagaagaagctttgtctCTGTGTGATTTGCCGAACGAGAAGGGCGAATTACGATCGAttgtcaaagaagaagatgaagaattcgaTTCCGGATTTGAATTTGGAATCGGGTCATCGTTTCGAGCCGGGTCGGATTCATGTGAACCAGCTCCGGAGATGAGTACAGCTGATGAATTATTCTTCAAAGGCCGAATTCTGCCGTTACGTCACTCCGTCAGTTTAGACGCCGGACTTAACGAGCCGACCCGGTTGATTACAAGATCCGAGTCGGTTGAATTCAGACGAACCGGAATTATTAGATCGGACcggaaaatcaaaaacaatttcatcGATTATAGTCAACCAAGTCCACAACCACAGATTCGAAGATCATCGAGCATGACGGCTCGTGTGAATTCAatcagaaaccctaaatcatcCTCGATTTGGGATTTTCTCAGGCTAGGACTCGTCCGTACACCGGAGATAGAACTCCGAACCACCGCCGGAAACGCGAAATTGTCAGTGAGTCGGAATAGTAGCTGCAGTAGTACAAGCACGAGTTCGAATTCGAAGAAAATAGGATCAGGTGAATCGAGATCGAGGAATAGGAGGAGAAGCTTTATGTTCTCGGATTGTAAATGTTCGGTGTCGACGGAGACGAAGATGGCACCTGTGAAGATTAAAGTGTCCTCCGGTGAGACggaggagaaacagaggatgatggagaagaagacggcgaagaaagaagagaaatcgGCGATGGCGAGGAAGAGAACGTTTGAGTGGTTATCACAGGTTGGTTTTGTCGTCGATCATGGAAGACGAACCTTGgtctga
- the ARA12 gene encoding Subtilase family protein (ARA12; FUNCTIONS IN: serine-type endopeptidase activity; INVOLVED IN: proteolysis, seed coat development, mucilage metabolic process involved seed coat development, mucilage extrusion from seed coat; LOCATED IN: extracellular region, apoplast, cell wall, plant-type cell wall; EXPRESSED IN: 26 plant structures; EXPRESSED DURING: 17 growth stages; CONTAINS InterPro DOMAIN/s: Protease-associated PA (InterPro:IPR003137), Proteinase inhibitor, propeptide (InterPro:IPR009020), Peptidase S8/S53, subtilisin/kexin/sedolisin (InterPro:IPR000209), Peptidase S8, subtilisin-related (InterPro:IPR015500), Peptidase S8/S53, subtilisin, active site (InterPro:IPR022398), Proteinase inhibitor I9, subtilisin propeptide (InterPro:IPR010259); BEST Arabidopsis thaliana protein match is: Subtilase family protein (TAIR:AT2G05920.1); Has 30201 Blast hits to 17322 proteins in 780 species: Archae - 12; Bacteria - 1396; Metazoa - 17338; Fungi - 3422; Plants - 5037; Viruses - 0; Other Eukaryotes - 2996 (source: NCBI BLink).) yields the protein MSSSFLSSTAFFLLLCLGFCHVSSSSSDQGTYIVHMAKSQMPSSFDLHSNWYDSSLRSISDSAELLYTYENAIHGFSTRLTQEEADSLMTQPGVISVLPEHRYELHTTRTPLFLGLDEHTADLFPEAGSYSDVVVGVLDTGVWPESKSYSDEGFGPIPSSWKGGCEAGTNFTASLCNRKLIGARFFARGYESTMGPIDESKESRSPRDDDGHGTHTSSTAAGSVVEGASLLGYASGTARGMAPRARVAVYKVCWLGGCFSSDILAAIDKAIADNVNVLSMSLGGGMSDYYRDGVAIGAFAAMERGILVSCSAGNAGPSSSSLSNVAPWITTVGAGTLDRDFPALAILGNGKNFTGVSLFKGEALPDKLLPFIYAGNASNATNGNLCMTGTLIPEKVKGKIVMCDRGINARVQKGDVVKAAGGVGMILANTAANGEELVADAHLLPATTVGEKAGDIIRHYVTTDPNPTASISILGTVVGVKPSPVVAAFSSRGPNSITPNILKPDLIAPGVNILAAWTGAAGPTGLASDSRRVEFNIISGTSMSCPHVSGLAALLKSVHPEWSPAAIRSALMTTAYKTYKDGKPLLDIATGKPSTPFDHGAGHVSPTTATNPGLIYDLTTEDYLGFLCALNYTSPQIRSVSRRNYTCDPSKSYSVADLNYPSFAVNVDGVGAYKYTRTVTSVGGAGTYSVKVTSETTGVKISVEPAVLNFKEANEKKSYTVTFTVDSSKPSGSNSFGSIEWSDGKHVVGSPVAISWT from the coding sequence AtgtcttcttcgtttctctCCTCCACTgctttcttcctcctcctttgTCTAGGATTCTGCCACGtgtcctcttcctcctccgacCAAGGAACTTACATCGTTCACATGGCTAAATCTCAGATGCCGTCGTCTTTCGACCTCCACTCTAACTGGTACGATTCATCTCTCAGATCTATCTCCGACTCAGCCGAATTGCTCTACACTTACGAGAACGCGATTCATGGATTCTCAACACGGCTAACTCAAGAAGAAGCCGACTCGCTCATGACTCAACCTGGTGTTATCTCCGTTTTACCGGAGCACCGTTACGAGCTACACACCACTCGTACTCCTCTCTTCCTCGGTCTCGACGAACACACCGCAGATCTGTTCCCTGAAGCCGGCTCTTACAGCGACGTCGTCGTCGGAGTTCTCGATACCGGAGTTTGGCCCGAGAGTAAAAGCTACTCCGACGAAGGATTCGGTCCTATTCCTTCCTCCTGGAAAGGCGGATGCGAGGCCGGAACCAATTTCACCGCTTCTCTCTGTAACCGTAAACTAATCGGAGCAAGATTCTTCGCTCGTGGTTACGAATCAACGATGGGACCAATCGATGAATCTAAAGAATCAAGATCTCCTAGAGACGACGACGGTCACGGAACTCACACCTCATCGACCGCCGCTGGATCCGTCGTTGAAGGAGCTAGCTTATTAGGCTACGCTTCAGGAACAGCTCGTGGTATGGCTCCACGCGCTCGTGTCGCTGTTTACAAAGTCTGTTGGCTCGGTGGTTGTTTCAGCTCAGATATTTTAGCTGCAATCGATAAAGCCATCGCCGATAACGTCAATGTCCTGTCGATGTCACTCGGCGGTGGAATGTCGGATTATTATAGAGACGGTGTTGCGATCGGAGCATTCGCCGCCATGGAAAGAGGGATTTTAGTATCTTGCTCAGCTGGTAATGCTGGTCCGAGTAGTTCTAGTTTATCAAACGTAGCTCCATGGATCACAACTGTTGGTGCTGGTACTTTAGATCGTGATTTTCCGGCGCTTGCGATTCTCGGTAACGGCAAGAATTTCACCGgagtttctttgtttaaagGAGAAGCTTTACCGGATAAATTGTTGCCGTTTATTTACGCTGGGAATGCTAGTAATGCTACTAATGGTAATCTCTGTATGACCGGAACTTTGATCCCGGAGAAAGTAAAGGGGAAGATTGTGATGTGTGATAGAGGAATTAATGCTAGAGTTCAGAAAGGTGATGTGGTTAAAGCAGCAGGTGGAGTTGGAATGATTCTGGCTAACACTGCGGCGAATGGTGAAGAGCTTGTTGCGGATGCTCATTTGTTACCGGCGACCACCGTTGGTGAAAAAGCCGGTGATATAATCCGGCATTACGTGACTACTGATCCTAATCCCACCGCTTCGATTTCAATCTTAGGAACAGTCGTCGGTGTTAAACCATCTCCGGTTGTCGCAGCGTTTAGCTCACGTGGACCGAATTCGATTACACCGAATATTCTTAAACCGGATCTGATCGCTCCTGGAGTAAACATCCTCGCCGCGTGGACCGGTGCTGCTGGACCAACCGGACTCGCTTCCGATTCTCGCCGCGTGGAGTTCAATATCATCTCTGGGACGTCGATGTCTTGCCCTCACGTTAGTGGTTTAGCGGCGCTTCTCAAGTCGGTGCATCCTGAATGGAGCCCGGCGGCGATTAGATCGGCGCTTATGACCACCGCTTACAAAACCTACAAAGACGGTAAACCGTTACTCGACATCGCGACAGGGAAGCCTTCGACGCCGTTCGATCACGGTGCAGGACACGTGTCACCAACAACTGCCACTAATCCAGGACTCATCTACGATCTAACGACGGAGGATTACTTAGGCTTCCTCTGCGCATTGAATTACACATCGCCGCAAATTCGAAGTGTCTCGAGACGTAATTACACTTGCGATCCGAGTAAATCGTACTCGGTCGCTGATTTGAACTACCCGTCGTTCGCCGTTAACGTTGATGGAGTCGGTGCGTATAAGTACACGCGCACGGTGACGAGCGTGGGAGGAGCTGGGACTTACTCGGTTAAAGTAACTTCGGAGACGACAGGAGTCAAGATTTCGGTTGAACCGGCGGTTTTGAATTTCAAGGAAGCTAACGAGAAAAAATCGTATACGGTGACGTTTACTGTAGACTCGTCGAAGCCGTCTGGATCTAACAGCTTTGGGAGTATTGAATGGTCGGATGGGAAACACGTGGTGGGAAGTCCCGTGGCGATTAGCTGGACATAG
- the CGLD27 gene encoding DUF1230 family protein (DUF1230) (Protein of unknown function (DUF1230); CONTAINS InterPro DOMAIN/s: Protein of unknown function DUF1230 (InterPro:IPR009631); BEST Arabidopsis thaliana protein match is: Protein of unknown function (DUF1230) (TAIR:AT5G11840.1); Has 1807 Blast hits to 1807 proteins in 277 species: Archae - 0; Bacteria - 0; Metazoa - 736; Fungi - 347; Plants - 385; Viruses - 0; Other Eukaryotes - 339 (source: NCBI BLink).), which translates to MLRLIVNYPLIPKISHRVCSNSSSKLGSYYDSSSIIKYGGISDVVGKKQELFLSVSVKAVEDKGNNGGGSMSFSGQSWDPSSEIEVPSDQRPVNEYSSLKEGMLYSWGELGPSEFFIRLGGLWLVTFTVLGVPVAAASFNPSREPLRFILAAGTGTLFLVSLIVLRIYLGWSYVGDRLLSAVIPYEESGWYDGQMWVKPPEVLARDRLLGSYKVKPVIKMLKQTLIGTGALLVSAFVLFVFATPVEDFFKTTLGSTENQPEVSISRTSNKFNIRKEQLLRLPVDVVTDDDLAAAAAEAADGRPVYCRDRYYRALAGGQYCKWEDLVK; encoded by the exons ATGCTCAGGTTAATCGTTAATTACCCTCTGATTCCCAAGATATCCCACCGGGTTTGTAGTAACAGTAGTAGTAAGCTCGGGAGTTACTATGATTCTTCGTCGATCATAAAATATGGCGGAATCAGCGATGTTGTTGGTAAGAAGCAGGAGCTTTTTCTAAGTGTTTCGGTGAAAGCAGTGGAAGACAAAGGTAACAATGGAGGTGGAAGCATGAGTTTCTCGGGTCAAAGCTGGGATCCTAGTTCCGAGATTGAAGTTCCTTCAGACCAAAGACCC GTGAATGAGTATTCGTCTCTAAAGGAAGGAATGTTGTATTCATGGGGAGAATTGGGTCCAAGCGAATTCTTTATTCGTCTAGGTGGTCTTTGGTTGGTCACTTTCACTGTTCTTGGAGTTCCTGTTGCAGCTGCTAGCTTTAATCCTTCCAGA GAGCCTTTGAGATTTATTCTAGCTGCAGGGACTGGAACTTTATTTCTCGTTTCTTTGATTGTCTTGAGAATTTATCTG GGGTGGAGCTATGTTGGAGATAGACTACTTTCTGCAGTTATACCTTACGAAGAGAGTGGATGGTATGATGGACAAATGTGGGTCAAACCACCTGAG gtgTTGGCTCGCGACAGGTTGTTGGGTTCTTACAAG gTGAAGCCAGTGATCAAGATGCTCAAACAAACATTAATCGGAACAGGAGCTTTACTCGTTTCAGCATTCGTGCTATTCGTTTTCGCAACACCAGTCGAGGATTTCTTTAAAACCACTCTAGGATCTACAGAAAACCAACCAGAAGTTTCCATTTCAAGAACCAGCAACAAGTTCAATATAAG AAAAGAACAATTGCTTCGACTACCCGTAGATGTTGTGACTGACGATGATCTGGCAGCAGCCGCGGCTGAGGCTGCGGATGGAAGACCTGTCTATTGCAGAGACCGGTACTACCGTGCATTAGCAGGTGGTCAATACTGCAAATGGGAAGATCTTGTTAAATAG
- the CKA1 gene encoding casein kinase alpha 1 (casein kinase alpha 1 (CKA1); FUNCTIONS IN: kinase activity; INVOLVED IN: protein amino acid phosphorylation; LOCATED IN: endomembrane system; EXPRESSED IN: 23 plant structures; EXPRESSED DURING: 15 growth stages; CONTAINS InterPro DOMAIN/s: Protein kinase, ATP binding site (InterPro:IPR017441), Protein kinase, catalytic domain (InterPro:IPR000719), Serine/threonine-protein kinase domain (InterPro:IPR002290), Tyrosine-protein kinase, catalytic domain (InterPro:IPR020635), Serine/threonine-protein kinase-like domain (InterPro:IPR017442), Serine/threonine-protein kinase, active site (InterPro:IPR008271), Protein kinase-like domain (InterPro:IPR011009); BEST Arabidopsis thaliana protein match is: casein kinase II, alpha chain 2 (TAIR:AT3G50000.1); Has 85531 Blast hits to 84684 proteins in 2530 species: Archae - 70; Bacteria - 9546; Metazoa - 32860; Fungi - 11294; Plants - 14699; Viruses - 299; Other Eukaryotes - 16763 (source: NCBI BLink).): MIDTLFFLFFLFFDSPLRRLLLLCAVLALRAPTAHSPILRSSIVTPTARAVSEVSGCTTIDPDFLVEISDSNQTRAMSKARVYTEVNVIRPKDYWDYESLIVQWGEQDDYEVVRKVGRGKYSEVFEGINVNSKEKCIIKILKPVKKKKIRREIKILQNLCGGPNIVKLLDVVRDQHSKTPSLIFEYVNSTDFKVLYPTLTDYDIRYYIYELLKALDFCHSQGIMHRDVKPHNVMIDHELRKLRLIDWGLAEFYHPGKEYNVRVASRYFKGPELLVDLQDYDYSLDMWSLGCMFAGMIFRKEPFFYGHDNQDQLVKIAKVLGTDELNAYLNKYQLELDPQLEALVGRHSRKPWSKFINADNQHLVSPEAIDFLDKLLRYDHQDRLTAKEAMAHAYFAQVRAAETSRMRSQ; encoded by the exons ATGATAGATAcgcttttcttcttgttcttcctcttcttcgattCTCCTCTTCGACGTCTCTTGTTACTGTGCGCCGTCTTAGCCTTACGTGCGCCAACGGCGCACTCTCCTATCCTACGCTCATCTATCGTCACTCCCACAGCGAGAGCTGTCTCGGAAGTTTCCGGTTGTACTACGATCGATCCAGATTTTCTCGTAGAGATCTCTGATTCTAACCAGACGCGGGCGATGTCGAAAGCTCGTGTGTACACCGAAGTCAATGTGATTCGACCCAAGGATTATTGGGATTACGAGTCACTCATTGTTCAATGGGG GGAGCAAGATGATTATGAGGTAGTAAGGAAGGTAGGGCGTGGAAAATATAGTGAAGTTTTCGAGGGTATAAATGTGAACAGCAAGGAGAAGTGCATTATCAAAATCCTCAAACctgttaagaaaaagaag ataagaagagagattaaaaTACTTCAGAACCTATGCGGTGGGCCAAATATTGTCAAGCTGCTTGATGTTGTTAGAGATCAACATTCGAAAACTCCAAGCTTgatatttgaatatgttaACAGCACAGACTTTAAAGTTTTGTATCCTACGTTGACTGATTACGACATTCGTTACTACATCTATGAGCTGTTGAAG GCACTAGACTTCTGCCATTCACAAGGAATAATGCACAGAGACGTCAAGCCTCATAATGTTATGATTGACCATGAGCTGCGTAAGCTTCGTCTTATAGATTGGGGTCTTGCTGAGTTTTACCACCCTGGAAAAGAGTATAATGTCCGTGTTGCCTCAAG ATATTTCAAGGGACCTGAACTTCTTGTGGACTTGCAAGACTATGACTATTCATTGGATATGTGGAGTCTTGGCTGTATGTTTGCAGGGATG ATATTCCGTAAGGAACCTTTCTTCTACGGCCATGACAACCAGGATCAGCTAGTGAAAATCGCCAAG GTGCTTGGGACTGACGAATTGAATGCTTATCTGAACAAGTACCAGTTAGAACTTGATCCACAACTGGAAGCACTTGTTGGGCG GCATAGCAGGAAACCTTGGTCCAAATTCATCAACGCAGACAATCAGCACTTAGTTTCACCCGAG GCGATTGATTTCCTCGACAAGCTACTTCGGTATGATCATCAAGACAGATTAACTGCAAAAGAAGCCATG GCGCACGCTTACTTCGCCCAAGTTAGGGCAGCAGAAACCAGCAGAATGAGAAGTCAATGA
- the CKA1 gene encoding casein kinase alpha 1 (casein kinase alpha 1 (CKA1); FUNCTIONS IN: kinase activity; INVOLVED IN: protein amino acid phosphorylation; LOCATED IN: endomembrane system; EXPRESSED IN: 23 plant structures; EXPRESSED DURING: 15 growth stages; CONTAINS InterPro DOMAIN/s: Protein kinase, catalytic domain (InterPro:IPR000719), Serine/threonine-protein kinase-like domain (InterPro:IPR017442), Protein kinase-like domain (InterPro:IPR011009), Serine/threonine-protein kinase, active site (InterPro:IPR008271); BEST Arabidopsis thaliana protein match is: casein kinase II, alpha chain 2 (TAIR:AT3G50000.1); Has 73369 Blast hits to 72658 proteins in 2362 species: Archae - 60; Bacteria - 7223; Metazoa - 28693; Fungi - 10783; Plants - 10981; Viruses - 246; Other Eukaryotes - 15383 (source: NCBI BLink).): MIDTLFFLFFLFFDSPLRRLLLLCAVLALRAPTAHSPILRSSIVTPTARAVSEVSGCTTIDPDFLVEISDSNQTRAMSKARVYTEVNVIRPKDYWDYESLIVQWGEQDDYEVVRKIRREIKILQNLCGGPNIVKLLDVVRDQHSKTPSLIFEYVNSTDFKVLYPTLTDYDIRYYIYELLKALDFCHSQGIMHRDVKPHNVMIDHELRKLRLIDWGLAEFYHPGKEYNVRVASRYFKGPELLVDLQDYDYSLDMWSLGCMFAGMIFRKEPFFYGHDNQDQLVKIAKVLGTDELNAYLNKYQLELDPQLEALVGRHSRKPWSKFINADNQHLVSPEAIDFLDKLLRYDHQDRLTAKEAMAHAYFAQVRAAETSRMRSQ; the protein is encoded by the exons ATGATAGATAcgcttttcttcttgttcttcctcttcttcgattCTCCTCTTCGACGTCTCTTGTTACTGTGCGCCGTCTTAGCCTTACGTGCGCCAACGGCGCACTCTCCTATCCTACGCTCATCTATCGTCACTCCCACAGCGAGAGCTGTCTCGGAAGTTTCCGGTTGTACTACGATCGATCCAGATTTTCTCGTAGAGATCTCTGATTCTAACCAGACGCGGGCGATGTCGAAAGCTCGTGTGTACACCGAAGTCAATGTGATTCGACCCAAGGATTATTGGGATTACGAGTCACTCATTGTTCAATGGGG GGAGCAAGATGATTATGAGGTAGTAAGGAAG ataagaagagagattaaaaTACTTCAGAACCTATGCGGTGGGCCAAATATTGTCAAGCTGCTTGATGTTGTTAGAGATCAACATTCGAAAACTCCAAGCTTgatatttgaatatgttaACAGCACAGACTTTAAAGTTTTGTATCCTACGTTGACTGATTACGACATTCGTTACTACATCTATGAGCTGTTGAAG GCACTAGACTTCTGCCATTCACAAGGAATAATGCACAGAGACGTCAAGCCTCATAATGTTATGATTGACCATGAGCTGCGTAAGCTTCGTCTTATAGATTGGGGTCTTGCTGAGTTTTACCACCCTGGAAAAGAGTATAATGTCCGTGTTGCCTCAAG ATATTTCAAGGGACCTGAACTTCTTGTGGACTTGCAAGACTATGACTATTCATTGGATATGTGGAGTCTTGGCTGTATGTTTGCAGGGATG ATATTCCGTAAGGAACCTTTCTTCTACGGCCATGACAACCAGGATCAGCTAGTGAAAATCGCCAAG GTGCTTGGGACTGACGAATTGAATGCTTATCTGAACAAGTACCAGTTAGAACTTGATCCACAACTGGAAGCACTTGTTGGGCG GCATAGCAGGAAACCTTGGTCCAAATTCATCAACGCAGACAATCAGCACTTAGTTTCACCCGAG GCGATTGATTTCCTCGACAAGCTACTTCGGTATGATCATCAAGACAGATTAACTGCAAAAGAAGCCATG GCGCACGCTTACTTCGCCCAAGTTAGGGCAGCAGAAACCAGCAGAATGAGAAGTCAATGA